The following are encoded together in the Gouania willdenowi chromosome 14, fGouWil2.1, whole genome shotgun sequence genome:
- the LOC114476009 gene encoding uncharacterized protein LOC114476009: MEEERDEQQGIDPESGIIWTLTHEENEASDKDQQTQDLQDYRGDADGEEASKDTEDLYVTVPDVFIQETLTVPQIQVEGEQLPQSPPTTDEVLTPLSASSLSSLTQGSASEPCFYCLRSLDSYQPEDPKQEDLDASSPSSVQKMSYQTDPRPHFGVAWSSHSTCRPLWGSEGPCWGPRNQEVTDQIDPCPHCHLGLPPDTLRWHEAKCLLFEGLGITKK, encoded by the exons ATGGAGGAGGAGAGGGATGAACAACAGGGAATAGACCCAGAAAG TGGGATTATTTGGACATTAACCCATGAGGAGAACGAAGCGTCCGACAAGGACCAGCAAACACAGGACCTGCAGGATTATAGAGGAGACGCTGATGGAGAAGAGGCCAGCAAG GATACAGAGGATTTGTACGTCACTGTTCCAGACGTGTTCATACAGGAGACTCTCACAGTGCCACAAATACAGGTAGAGGGTGAACAGCTCCCACAGTCGCCCCCGACGACAGATGAGGTCTTAACCCCCCTCTCAGCATCATCCCTATCATCTCTCACGCAAG gtTCTGCCTCTGAACCCTGCTTTTACTGCTTAAGGTCGCTTGACTCATATCAACCTGAAGACCCCAAGCAG GAGGATTTAGATGCTTCATCACCTTCTAGTGTTCAGAAGATGAGCTACCAGACAGACCCTCGCCCTCACTTTGGCGTGGCCTGGTCCTCGCACTCGACCTGCAGGCCTTTGTGGGGCAGTGAGGGGCCCTGCTGGGGGCCTAGGAATCAGGAGGTGACTGATCAGATTGACCCTTGTCCTCACTGCCATCTGGGTTTGCCCCCTGACACACTGCGCTGGCACGAG GCGAAGTGTTTGCTGTTCGAAGGCCTGGGGATCACAAAGAAATAG
- the LOC114475439 gene encoding neurosecretory protein VGF yields the protein MVMTYHRGLSTVHLVLLVLLIVTPQLAGAAPVLSEGGEGGVKGHTLTDRKEEDSNALSGSPPPQSPPGPDNVSLDPSLGQDQQLDKATDPAAQVLAVLLEALDHPGDSELQVGENRDWNEDQSRELPSESSEVGEIRTEQTEGEKEEEEKRPGPKQAIERLIIGHLTAAQGDDSKERRVEEENENTRSEKDHEWSFRDAGTDRNGEEQIDDDEEEEEEEEEEGQGEQKDLESLLNTSRPGSTSQGDDFSLQRKIREYFQNIDLGLQNNEILPPLKGYKAYNTQLARVGKKQHWQENQTHRRPVKGGNFMDDFDDGGEELEEEVEEEEERVSHMEEEARARAEKQEVLRQQEEAERAREEEQRLADIASDMVLQYMGRRQQSYMKPRQKSSMGPAGNTAEDKRSEEILPDEDDLDQQMIDRLIEISSKLHLPADDVIEIISDVEEKKKKRKELQEQPINSNPVAPRFRPLVPPPLAAPPFYHYTASKNPKKAPYRYNKSNKKWHKDKNKSYKQDYWYKPQKQLDYWYKPQKQFLAFPSYPYYQKPYRAYYPVYFPYPKAQYYGKPPPSRDQLFGPQELDLQAPRRRHRGGGKNRHQGWRQQQQQQQQPPQLPLTPYISNYILPHPRTYQPLPPPKPVTPPRRGKRPPFYYPQMTSRDDYEEDDGLVPQLDSEEELENFIERIYMKRRMY from the coding sequence ATGGTCATGACCTATCATCGAGGCCTCTCCACGGTCCACCTCGTCCTATTGGTCCTGCTCATTGTCACTCCGCAGCTGGCTGGCGCCGCCCCTGTGTTGAGTGAGGGTGGGGAGGGAGGGGTGAAGGGGCACACCCTGACTGATCGCAAAGAGGAGGACAGCAATGCCCTCTCTGGCTCGCCCCCACCCCAGAGTCCCCCCGGCCCTGATAACGTGTCACTAGACCCAAGCCTGGGTCAAGATCAGCAGTTAGATAAAGCCACAGACCCCGCCGCGCAGGTGCTGGCTGTTCTTTTGGAGGCTTTGGACCACCCAGGGGACAGTGAACTTCAGGTGGGGGAAAACAGAGACTGGAATGAGGATCAGAGTCGCGAGCTGCCCTCTGAAAGCTCGGAGGTTGGTGAGATAAGAACAGAGCAGACAGAGggagaaaaggaggaggaggagaagaggcCGGGGCCTAAACAGGCTATTGAGCGGCTAATTATAGGCCATTTGACAGCTGCTCAGGGGGATGACTCCAAAGAAAGACGGGTTGAGGAGGAGAATGAAAACACAAGGTCAGAAAAGGATCATGAATGGTCGTTTAGAGATGCTGGAACTGACAGAAACGGGGAGGAGCAAATCGATGacgatgaggaggaggaagaagaagaagaagaagaaggccaGGGTGAGCAGAAGGATCTGGAAAGTCTTTTAAACACAAGCAGACCAGGTTCCACCTCTCAGGGAGACGATTTCTCTCTGCAGCGGAAAATAAGAGAGTACTTCCAAAACATTGACTTGGGTCTCCAAAATAACGAAATCCTGCCACCGCTAAAGGGCTACAAAGCATATAACACGCAGCTAGCGCGGGTAGGGAAGAAGCAGCACTGGCAGGAGAATCAGACTCACAGAAGACCGGTAAAGGGGGGCAACTTCATGGATGATTTTGACGATGGAGGTGAGGAGCTGGAGGAAGAggtggaagaggaagaggagagggtCTCCCACATGGAAGAGGAGGCGCGGGCACGTGCGGAGAAGCAGGAGGTGCTCCGGCAGCAGGAGGAGGCGGAGCGAGCCAGAGAGGAAGAGCAGAGGCTGGCAGACATCGCTTCTGACATGGTGCTGCAGTACATGGGGAGGAGGCAGCAGTCGTACATGAAGCCTCGGCAGAAGAGCAGCATGGGCCCCGCCGGCAACACCGCCGAGGACAAACGCTCCGAGGAGATTCTCCCCGACGAAGACGACCTGGACCAGCAGATGATTGACAGACTGATTGAGATCAGCAGCAAACTGCACTTACCTGCAGACGACGTGATTGAAATAATCAGTGACGtggaggagaaaaagaagaaaaggaaagagTTACAAGAGCAACCGATCAACAGCAACCCAGTTGCACCACGCTTTAGGCCTCTGGTACCCCCTCCTCTTGCTGCCCCACCTTTTTACCACTACACCGCCTCAAAGAACCCCAAAAAAGCCCCTTATAGATACAACAAGTCGAACAAAAAATggcacaaagacaaaaacaagtcATACAAGCAGGACTACTGGTATAAACCTCAGAAACAGCTCGACTACTGGTACAAGCCCCAGAAACAGTTCTTGGCATTCCCTTCTTATCCCTACTACCAGAAGCCATATCGGGCTTACTACCCAGTTTATTTTCCATACCCAAAAGCACAATATTACGGCAAGCCCCCTCCCTCTAGAGACCAGCTATTTGGCCCCCAGGAACTTGACCTTCAAGCCCCACGGCGCAGGCACAGAGGCGGGGGTAAGAATCGTCATCAAGGCTggaggcagcagcagcaacagcagcagcaacctCCCCAGTTGCCTCTGACCCCTTACATCTCTAACTATATCCTTCCCCACCCACGGACCTACCAGCCTTTACCCCCTCCCAAACCAGTGACACCACCCAGGAGAGGCAAGCGGCCTCCGTTCTACTATCCCCAAATGACATCAAGAGACGACTATGAGGAAGACGACGGGCTGGTGCCACAGCTggacagtgaggaggaactGGAAAACTTTATCGAGAGGATCTACATGAAGCGCAGAATGTACTGA
- the slc25a1a gene encoding tricarboxylate transport protein A, mitochondrial: MSSLIKPFSVCEGPGMGCSAPPHPLTAAGLDSLPGHQRSYSGAAAVGGRKITHPGKAIFAGGIAGGIEICITFPTEYVKTQLQLDERANPPRYRGIGDCVKLTVQDHGLRGLYRGLSSLLYGSIPKSAVRFGTFEILSNPMRDSTGRLDNKRSLLCGLGAGIAEAVLIVCPMETLKVKLIHDQCSLRPRYRGFFHGVGEIIREQGVRGTYQGLTATVLKQGSNQAIRFYVMNALRNWYKGDDPRREMHPIVTAMFGATAGAASVFGNTPLDVIKTRMQGLDAHRYKNTMDCAFQILKQEGPQA, encoded by the exons ATGTCGTCGCTGATAAAGCCCTTCTCTGTGTGCGAGGGGCCGGGTATGGGCTGCTCCGCTCCTCCGCATCCTCTGACCGCGGCGGGGCTGGACTCTCTACCCGGACACCAGCGCTCCTACTCGGGGGCTGCGGCGGTGGGAGGGAGGAAAATCACCCATCCTGGAAAAGCCATCTTCGCAG GTGGCATCGCAGGCGGAATAGAGATCTGCATCACCTTCCCAACAGAATATGTGAAGACTCAGCTGCAGCTGGACGAGCGAGCCAATCCTCCTCGGTACAGAGGGATAG gAGACTGTGTAAAGCTTACTGTGCAGGATCATGGGCTCAGAGGCTTGTATCGAGGTCTGAGCTCTCTGCTCTATGGATCTATACCCAAGTCAGCAGTGAG GTTTGGCACATTTGAAATCCTCAGTAATCCAATGCGAGATTCCACCGGACGGTTAGACAACAAACGGAGTCTCCTGTGTGGTTTAGGGGCGGGAATCGCTGAGGCCGTTCTCATCGTCTGCCCCATGGAGACACTCAAG GTGAAGCTAATCCATGACCAGTGCTCCCTGCGACCGCGCTACAGAGGCTTCTTTCATGGAGTCGGTGAGATCATCAGAGAAcaag GTGTCAGGGGAACGTATCAAGGTCTGACAGCGACTGTCCTCAAACAAGGATCTAATCAAGCCATTCGCTTCTATGTGATGAACGCACTGCGCAACTGGTACAAAG GGGACGATCCTCGACGGGAAATGCACCCGATTGTAACGGCGATGTTTGGGGCAACAGCAGGAGCAGCCAGTGTATTTGGAAACACACCTTTGGATGTAATTAAGACCCGAATGCAG GGTTTAGACGCTCACCGCTATAAGAACACAATGGACTGTGCCTTCCAAATCCTGAAGCAGGAAGGACCTCAGGCGTGA